One stretch of Desulfovibrio sp. JC010 DNA includes these proteins:
- a CDS encoding ferredoxin, giving the protein MGRYLYCVILNRFRFGPDDEKENAMTRTVVVDVDECVGCEACVEVCPGVFTMGACDLAQVQNPEGADESEVESAMELCPTNCIYWEE; this is encoded by the coding sequence TTGGGAAGATATTTGTACTGTGTTATTCTTAATAGGTTCAGGTTCGGGCCTGATGATGAAAAGGAGAACGCCATGACTCGTACCGTAGTTGTTGATGTTGATGAATGTGTCGGCTGTGAGGCTTGCGTTGAAGTCTGTCCCGGTGTTTTTACCATGGGTGCCTGCGATCTGGCTCAGGTTCAGAATCCCGAAGGGGCTGATGAGTCTGAGGTTGAATCGGCTATGGAGCTTTGTCCGACTAATTGTATCTATTGGGAGGAATAA
- the hcp gene encoding hydroxylamine reductase: MFCNQCEQTAKGQGCTVKGVCGKNEQVSAIQDLLVQVCVELGTVATAARKEGIAVSNDVNRLTAEAVFSTLTNVNFDDERFVPVIKNVAAARDELAAKIKADCGPVTKVAATAAELSKQGEAFPVTSFDENEDLRSLKQILVYGLKGVAAYVDHAAILGQEDDELYAQIHEALSAVPQQLGMEDLVGWAMKCGEMNLKAMELLDAGNTGAYGHPVPTEVPLGAKAGKAILVSGHDLKDLRQLLEQTEGTGINIYTHGEMLPCHGYPELKKFDHFYGHYGTAWQNQAKEFAAFPGAILMTTNCIQKPVESYKGNIYTTGLVGWPGVTHVTNGDFAEVIAKAKELPGFAADTDNGAVLCGFARNSVLGVADKVIEGVKAGAIKHFFLVGGCDGAKPGRNYYSDFVEQAPKDTVILTLACGKFRFFDKQLGDIGGIPRLLDIGQCNDAYSAIQIAVALADAFECGVNDLPLSMVLSWYEQKAVSILLTLLHLGIKDIRLGPSLPAFVTPNVLNFLVENFNIMPISTPEEDLKAILG; encoded by the coding sequence ATGTTTTGCAACCAGTGTGAACAGACAGCAAAAGGACAGGGCTGCACAGTTAAAGGTGTTTGCGGCAAGAACGAACAGGTTTCCGCCATTCAGGATCTTCTGGTTCAGGTTTGCGTTGAGCTTGGAACAGTAGCCACCGCTGCCCGCAAGGAAGGCATTGCAGTATCCAACGACGTTAACCGCCTCACCGCTGAAGCAGTTTTCTCCACCCTGACTAACGTCAACTTTGACGACGAAAGATTTGTTCCGGTCATTAAGAACGTTGCTGCCGCACGTGATGAGCTGGCCGCCAAGATTAAAGCTGACTGTGGTCCGGTAACCAAGGTTGCTGCCACCGCTGCTGAACTGAGCAAGCAGGGCGAAGCATTCCCCGTAACCTCCTTTGATGAAAATGAAGATCTGCGCTCCCTGAAGCAGATTCTTGTATACGGCCTCAAGGGTGTTGCAGCATACGTTGATCATGCCGCCATTCTAGGTCAGGAAGACGATGAACTTTACGCTCAGATTCACGAAGCACTTTCCGCAGTCCCGCAGCAGCTGGGCATGGAAGATCTGGTCGGCTGGGCCATGAAGTGCGGTGAAATGAACCTCAAGGCCATGGAACTTCTCGATGCGGGTAACACTGGAGCCTACGGACATCCCGTACCTACCGAAGTTCCCCTCGGTGCCAAAGCCGGTAAGGCCATCCTCGTTTCCGGTCACGATCTCAAGGATCTGCGTCAGCTTCTCGAGCAGACCGAAGGAACCGGAATCAATATTTACACCCACGGTGAAATGCTGCCCTGTCATGGCTATCCCGAGCTGAAGAAGTTTGACCACTTCTACGGCCATTATGGAACCGCATGGCAGAATCAGGCCAAGGAATTCGCAGCATTCCCCGGTGCCATCCTGATGACCACCAACTGCATCCAGAAGCCTGTTGAAAGCTACAAGGGCAACATCTACACCACCGGTCTTGTCGGCTGGCCCGGAGTTACCCACGTAACCAACGGTGATTTTGCTGAAGTGATCGCAAAGGCCAAGGAACTGCCCGGTTTCGCAGCTGATACCGATAACGGCGCAGTACTCTGCGGTTTCGCCCGCAATTCCGTCCTCGGCGTGGCTGACAAGGTAATCGAAGGCGTGAAGGCCGGTGCTATCAAGCATTTCTTTCTCGTGGGCGGTTGTGACGGTGCCAAGCCCGGACGTAACTACTACTCCGATTTCGTAGAGCAGGCTCCCAAGGATACCGTAATCCTCACACTCGCCTGCGGTAAGTTCCGTTTCTTTGACAAGCAGCTCGGCGACATCGGCGGCATCCCCCGTCTGCTGGATATCGGACAGTGCAACGATGCCTACTCCGCAATCCAGATTGCAGTAGCACTTGCCGACGCATTCGAATGCGGCGTTAACGACCTGCCCCTGTCCATGGTCCTGTCATGGTACGAGCAGAAGGCAGTATCCATCCTGCTGACCCTGCTGCACCTCGGCATCAAGGATATCCGCCTCGGGCCCAGTCTGCCTGCATTCGTAACACCTAACGTGCTGAACTTCCTCGTTGAAAACTTCAACATCATGCCCATCAGCACTCCTGAAGAAGATTTGAAAGCTATTTTAGGATAG
- a CDS encoding ATP-binding protein yields MKVLRKMISIDEELCDGCGQCVPGCEEGALQIIDGKARLVAEKYCDGLGACLGECPTGALKVIEVEADDFDPEAVKELLTEQGRDIPNHMPDPKSLHLDNAGAKPVSGGCGCSGSKIEAFAPAASPCQQANVPTDAEAGPSQLTHWPIQIRLVPADAPFLKGADLLLTADCVAVSVPGYHERYLPGKKVLMGCPKFDDVQMYVQRLTEIFATSGVRSVTVLEMEVPCCSNFSRIVATALKQAGSDIPAEKIIFTRTGQLKAKTTLDQPVPL; encoded by the coding sequence ATGAAAGTATTACGTAAGATGATTTCTATAGACGAGGAACTTTGCGACGGTTGCGGGCAGTGTGTACCGGGTTGTGAAGAAGGCGCACTGCAGATAATTGACGGCAAGGCCAGGCTTGTTGCTGAGAAATACTGTGACGGCCTTGGCGCGTGTCTGGGCGAATGTCCTACAGGCGCACTGAAGGTGATTGAGGTGGAAGCTGATGACTTTGACCCTGAAGCGGTCAAGGAATTGCTGACCGAGCAGGGGCGCGACATTCCCAATCATATGCCTGATCCCAAGAGTCTGCATCTGGATAATGCAGGTGCCAAACCTGTTTCCGGCGGTTGCGGCTGTTCCGGTTCGAAGATTGAAGCTTTTGCTCCGGCTGCTTCGCCCTGTCAGCAGGCCAATGTGCCTACTGATGCTGAAGCCGGACCCTCGCAGCTGACCCACTGGCCGATCCAGATCCGTCTGGTGCCTGCGGACGCTCCTTTCCTGAAAGGTGCGGACCTCTTGCTGACAGCAGACTGTGTGGCGGTTTCCGTTCCCGGTTATCATGAGCGTTACCTGCCGGGTAAGAAGGTGCTTATGGGTTGTCCCAAGTTTGATGATGTGCAGATGTACGTGCAGCGACTGACTGAAATTTTCGCTACCAGCGGGGTTAGGTCTGTTACTGTGCTGGAAATGGAAGTTCCCTGCTGTTCCAATTTCAGCAGAATTGTTGCTACTGCACTGAAGCAGGCCGGATCGGACATCCCTGCTGAAAAGATTATCTTCACCAGAACCGGACAGCTCAAGGCCAAGACTACACTTGACCAGCCTGTGCCGCTCTAG